The following coding sequences are from one Thermostaphylospora chromogena window:
- a CDS encoding DUF3140 domain-containing protein: protein MTDHADPGVDMLWEEFHRVVNMSSDELRSWLLTSASGEEGFRSSPDLGVAELGRRVLHVLAKRKGDLTSADVETMNRVVDLVEERRSGAPADAGGRDEWRRELMSVGHDPLRPSGFDSLE from the coding sequence ATGACCGATCACGCCGATCCCGGTGTGGACATGCTCTGGGAGGAGTTCCACCGGGTGGTCAACATGAGTTCCGATGAGCTGCGCTCGTGGCTGCTGACCAGCGCCTCGGGAGAGGAGGGCTTCCGCTCCAGCCCCGATCTGGGCGTGGCGGAGCTGGGCCGCAGGGTGCTGCACGTGCTGGCGAAGCGGAAGGGGGATCTCACCTCGGCCGACGTGGAGACGATGAACCGAGTGGTGGACCTGGTCGAGGAGCGGCGTTCCGGTGCTCCGGCCGACGCGGGCGGCAGGGACGAGTGGCGGCGCGAGCTGATGTCCGTCGGGCACGATCCACTGCGCCCTTCCGGCTTCGATTCCCTGGAGTGA
- a CDS encoding HNH endonuclease family protein: MATVFLVAFVAFSILRPGEAGDASATPATPSGEGRSAARPLHNPDGTRPGLAPITSPREREAARSLITQVRVGRRGSSAGYRRTRFGENWADTARGVPYARNGCRTRDDLLARDGREVRYRSGSGCVVVSMTLLDPYTGETIEWRKAEHARVQVDHVVPLSYGWRMGASRWSAGKRLRFANDPLNLVSVSGAVNEDKGGAGPSAWLPPRRDIRCAYAVRFAQVALKYDMPVTKADKKAMLRQCR, from the coding sequence GTGGCTACGGTCTTCCTCGTCGCCTTCGTCGCCTTCTCCATCCTCCGGCCCGGCGAGGCCGGCGACGCGTCGGCCACCCCCGCCACGCCGTCCGGCGAGGGCCGGTCGGCGGCCCGCCCCCTGCACAACCCGGACGGCACGCGGCCGGGTCTGGCGCCGATCACCTCGCCCAGGGAGCGCGAGGCGGCGCGCTCCCTGATCACGCAGGTGCGGGTCGGGCGCAGGGGATCCTCCGCCGGATACCGCCGCACGCGGTTCGGTGAGAATTGGGCGGACACCGCCCGCGGCGTCCCCTACGCCCGCAACGGCTGCCGCACCCGCGACGATCTGCTCGCCAGGGATGGGCGCGAGGTCCGCTACCGCAGCGGGTCGGGCTGCGTGGTGGTGTCCATGACGCTCCTGGACCCCTACACCGGCGAGACCATCGAGTGGCGCAAGGCCGAGCACGCCAGGGTGCAGGTCGACCACGTCGTCCCCCTCTCCTACGGCTGGCGTATGGGCGCCTCCCGCTGGTCCGCGGGCAAGCGCCTCCGCTTCGCCAACGACCCGCTCAACCTGGTCTCGGTGAGCGGCGCGGTGAACGAGGACAAGGGCGGGGCGGGCCCGTCGGCATGGCTTCCACCGCGGCGCGACATCCGCTGCGCCTATGCGGTGCGCTTCGCTCAGGTGGCGCTGAAGTACGACATGCCAGTCACCAAAGCCGACAAGAAGGCCATGCTGCGCCAGTGTCGTTGA